Below is a genomic region from Polypterus senegalus isolate Bchr_013 chromosome 13, ASM1683550v1, whole genome shotgun sequence.
GGCCGCTGCTCAGCTGTCCGAGTGAAGCGAGTCTGTGAGGAGTGACCGAGTAACCGAGGGCGGGGGGGGCGAGTGCGCTGCCGCCCCGCCCGCTCACCTGCACGTCCACCTGCTCATTAGCATACGCAGGTCTAACAGCGAGACTTGGAATGACAAAAGGTGTGAGCAGCGCGAACGCGCGCATTTCTGTAGGCGCCGCCGCACTCACTCGTGCGCGCGCACAGCCCCGGGCCGAAGTCgaaagagcagagcagaggaGCCCGCCCAGGGAGCCCGCCCAAGCCCTTTAGCAGCTGTCCCGGGCCTGAAAGCCCACCGCACCGCACCGCACCGGGTCCGTGTTTCTGTTTAAACGTGATGAACCGGAGTTCCCTACGCACCCCCCAACTGCCCCCTTGTGGTCGGCATCCCGTCCGGGGAGAAACCTTCCCCAGCTTTGGGGTGGAGTTGAGTGGAGAGGTTCGTTGCTAAGCAACACACTAACAGGCAGGACAGTTGGGCCGCGAGCGCCATTTACCAGCGATGGTGTCTGCCAACTCGAAATGGGAGGGGTGAGGAAGGAGAGGGGCGGGACAGGGACCTGTGATTGACGTGTACCCCGCGAGTGTGCAGCGGCCCACTGTGCCAGCCCCTTGTGGACCTCTGGGGACTCTCGAAGAATGGCGGAGCCAGGCTCGTTATTGGGTCTGGGTGAAGAGCTGCCCACCAAAAGAAAAGCGAGAGAAGCTTCACCCTCAGTGATCCTCGTTGTCAGTGTGAGCCGGGGATGCGCAGATGCCACATTTTGGAGAGCCCACCAGCTGGAGCAAGCCTGAGGACCCAGACTTGCATGTGCCCACAATCTGTGCCAGGTCAGGTCTGCTCAGCAGTGGATCTGAGAAGAAGTGGCCATGGCAAGTGGATGGGCTCAGCTCCAAAAGAAGAACAGGAGGCGAAGCCCCACCGCTGTGCCCGGGGTGGCAGGTCTGTGTTGTGCAGCAATGTCAGCCAGGGTGGCACTCTCATCTGGTCCAGCGCTGCCATTCGTAGGCCATCCATTCATATCAGGTGCCTACTGGCCTTTGCTACTACTTGTGTGGGTGGGTGGCTGTAGTGGACCAGGATGTTGGGGGGCAGCAGGGTAGGCCTGGCGCTGAGAGGCCCCTTTAAAATCTTTGGTTAAGTCAGACAGTTGGGCCGTGCAAGTGCCCTTCACTCATGTACCACTCACCTTGAACCCGGGCACAGCGAGCTTGTGAGTAAAACCAGTCAGGTGTGGCATTTGTCCTTTTAGTCTTCgcgaaagagaagagagagacgaGGGCATCAGCAGAGTCATTTTTATTCCGATTTTTCAGAAGAAACAAATAATGGTCACCTAATTAACCGGTGAGTCCTGCCACGGGGGTCCTGTGTGGCAGGGCACTGCCCCTCTGGAGTCTTAGCCTGGAGCCAGCTGCTTGATTTGACAACACTGGGTGGCCACCTGGCACCGGCCTGGTCGGCGACAGTGGGAACGCCATCCTTCCCGGGTGCCCGCTCAAGTCTGCTGCCCGCTGTGCACTTTCTGGTGGTTCAGCAGGCCTCTTTTGCGCGTGAAGCTATTGCCACACAGCGTGCAGCAGTATGGCTTGTGCCCACTGTGGCTCATCAGGTGGATCTGCAGGTTACTCTTCCGTGTGAACGTCCTGCCACATTCGCCACAGCGGTgcggcttttctccagtgtggatcTCCTGGTGCTGCAGCAGGTTGCTTTTGCGTTTGAAAGTCTTGCCACACTCGCTGCAGCAGTGCGGCTTTTCCCCTGCGTGACTGGCCCCGTATGCCTGCTGGACGCCCCTACAGCGAAACCTCCTGCCAGTCATGCATTTCTGCCAGGCTCGGCTCCTTTGGTCGCGCAGCTGCCTCTGCCTCCATGCCAGTCTCCTTCCCGGGGAAGTTGTCGGGGCCTGGGTGTGCCGGGGATTCGTGTCCACATCCACGGGTGGGCACTGTGAAGACATGTCACTGCCACCTTGCGTGGCCCAGAGCAGTGGCTCCTTAGGCGGATGCTGGCACTGGTCACCAGCTTTGTCTTCAGGGAGCGTCTGGAAGGGGGAAGCCTCAAACGTCTGTGCGTCTCCTGCACCTGAAATGAGAGACACGAGTGAGCCGAGTGCATGGATTGGCTGCCACAACGTCCTTGAACCCGGGACCATTGATAACAAGCGCAAAATGCAAAGGTTCAGATCCCCAAAAGTCAGAAGTGCAGGTCAGGCCGGGCCATGCCAGGGAGCACACGcgggtacagcacgttgccacacccaccacatggcaaaacagctcaggatcctggttggcagcccccccagacagacacgcggtccatTCCCACCCATCTATCTGCAGcctggtgttatgtgggcatccccttggcctggtacagccactcaggcctcaacaatgagggtcctgtgtgCCAgaccaccctcagggaatcgtgccacatggccgtagtgccgtaaccgaCGCTCCCACccagtgcaggtcatgtgcctcattcgccGTGTGATGCCAGGGAGCCAAATGATGAGATCATCGCCTCTTCTTTTAGTTTTCCTGCCCCGCAGACCGAGGCCAAATCACAAATGACACACGCCAGTCCGCTTTGTCACTACTGTGGGACGACTTTCAAGGGCAGGAGCTTGGCATTCGTTATGGGGTTTTACTGCCATCCTCTCCCTGTAAGGATTTGAAGACTTGGCCCTCCCTTGAGTGGTGTGTTTGAGGGGCGGTGGGCAGCCCAGCTGAGTGCGGACCCCAGGAGTTGATTTCTTTCCTTGAAATGACTGGACGTGCAGCAGCCAGGGTCTCGGGTTGGctcatttgcctttttttctcatttcttaatTCTTTTCAGTTGACGTTTGTCATTTACGTTGATGATTCTGTTCaccaccctgcccgaggtttctttcctgccttgcgccctgtgttggctgggattggctccagcagacccccgtgaccctgtaggtaggatatagcgggttggataatggatggattctgtTCGACTTTGATTTGCGCCCTGAGCACTCCCTGAGGGGGCGGGGCCTCCTGATGTCACCACTCTCGGCCCGCCCCAGCGGCTGCCCTTTGGATTCTCGGGTATCCATTTGTGCTTTTGTTGTGGTTGTTTTCAGGGGCTCCCCTCTCCTTTTCAGTTTAGAAACACTCACCCCTTTAATGGCTGCTTGAGTTTGGGGCAAGGCCAGCAAGTTGAGGTCAGGGACGAAATTCTGTCCCCTCACTTCACTTGTAAAGCCGAgttggtgaaaggcgctatacaaactGCAATGCATCACCTCGTTTTCTTCATGGGCCAGGCATCACAAGATGGCACATGCGCCAATCTAAGAATGACTTGACAGAGCGCATTTCAAGTCAGTACAGCAATGGTTATATAGCGCCTGGCATTGGGCTCATTCCGAGACAATGTTAGGATTCGATCAAAAAGGCGAAGTGCAGAAATGGCGGATCATCTCACCTGGGTACAACGACCACAGAGCGCCACACCAAGTCACGCCATGGCTGTGTGACCAAGGTGCCCCCTAACTGAACTGGCCAGCCTCTGCCCACAGATCACCACAGCCTTCTGAAGTAAGAAATTTGAACCCCTGCCTCGGCTTTCAGAGTCTGTCAAGGCGCTTTAAATAAATGGCAGCGAATGACACCCAGGGGTCGCCTCGGCGCCCAGAAATGGCTGCCACTCATCGTTCTCAACAGCTTTGGGACAAATCCAAGCCAACACCAGCATGTTGCTCCTTTAGCTATGCATTTGATATCAGGGCGCTATATTGGCAGCTCAGCTTGGTCCCTCACTTTGTGTGACCACAGTGGAGTCCTCTGCCATTTCAAAACTGGCACAAGCATTGGACCCAGGCCACTAAAAGTGACAAGGGACCAAACAAAAAACCCCATCCCCCCCAACGCCAAGGACCCATCAGGTTGCGGGCAGAAGGTCTGTTGGATTCTCAGCTTGTTTAGCATTGTAACGGAAACTCACCCACCCAACCCACTGGAGTTGGCACTTACCCTCTGCAGGCTGCTGGAGCACTGGTGGCACATCTGATTCATGGTCAATGCCGTTTGGTGCCCGCTCGTCCCCCAACTGCTTGGCCTGCACCAGCAGACACCAAACCTCTGCCGATTGCAGTCTGGGCCTTTGATCAGAGACCAGCTGGATGTGTGTGCCACACTCGGGTGCAGAGTCTGCCAGGGCACTGGTCGCCCACAAGTCCGTCGGTTCAGTTTTAATGAGAACATCCTGCTGCCATTTCTCGACTTTCACCTGGGCACTGCCATCCTCCTTGCTCTTCTTCTCACTCCAAGTACTCTTGTGCAAGGAGACCTCGGCCTGGGCAGCAGTCACCCGGGCAGGCCCACTCACCTCTGGAAGGCCCAGCATGTCACTGCAGGTCAAAGCGTCGGCCGCACCTGTGGGACAAGAGAAGCGGTCAGCAGCTATGACCAAGCAGGACGACACAGCCAGGTCATGCTGGGCAGACCCATACCATCGACGGGCACTCGGCCAGCCTACTGGTCGTCTCACACGGTGAAGTGCCACCAGCTCAACTGACCACTTCTCCTTCAGCGCCAGTTGGTGATGGCAGTCACTCCAGTTCAAGGTTCTATATAGAGAGCTTGTAGTAAAGTGTGGGGAGCCTGCTGGCATCTGCCAGGGCAACGCCATGTAAGACACTACAGAAACTACACCGGACTGGGCACATCCATTTTACTGTGCAGCTCACTGGCtaagagtgaaaggtgctatatagctaCTCAAGTAACGTCTGAGCTGCCAGTCTGCTTCTCCAGTTTGGGGCAAAGCAGATTTTGATTTGAATGGACAGCATGCCAACACTGGGCccacgtgaaaggcgctatacaaactACTTGTGACTGGATGGATGGCTGCCATCCGTGCAGAACACTGACTGACAGTGAAAGTTTAAGGGGGGCCAACCCCCCCTTAATGGACGCACATGCTACTAAAATAAAAGGTTTGGTTTTCTCTTGTCAGCGACTGCTGATGATCTACGACTCACCCCACCTCAGAAAGGCCTCGTTGCAGAGAAACATTCGGAACCACCAGGTCACATTTACCTTCAGAGGGGCCACTCAGGCCGGCGTGTAGGTTTCAGCTTTTTAAATGTCAGACAGCCGGACCTGCCGGCCAAACTGAGCATCAAGCAGCCACTTATCTGCGTGAATGTGCTGCCCGTGTAAGCCACCAGCACAGGTGGTCTCAGCAGACCCCACACACGCCTCATGGCTAAACGTTTAATCAGCAAAATATCCCTTTGCTTAGTCAAATGAGCTTAGTCCAGGGGCACGGGGTCTACCCCAGCTATCACTGGACTCCCTACCCTCACCCTAACCCTACTTTAGGCTCGCCagtcctcctaacctgcatgtctttggactgagggtggaacggggagaacatgcaaactccacacagcggGACCCGAGACGCAAACCCAGCTggactccttactgtgaggctaccactgcgccaccctgctaCCCTCGTGCTGCCCCCAAGTACAATAagttgacaaaaaataaaaacgatTTCTGCCATTTCAGAATCATGAACTGAACTGGTGCACCTTTTCATAATTTCCAAGTTTTAAACGTATTAATAATGTATTCATAATGTAATGAGGTTCTTTTGTAATTGAACGAGTTACGATCATGTCGCGGGATGTCCTGTCATATGCAGCAGTTCAATTACAGTTTATGCTTTGTCTGTCacgagtgaaaggcgctatatcagctGCACGCATTCACTTACCTCGCGCGGCTCCGAGTCCCCCGAAGCCCGGCGTGGCCGCAGACGCCGTGCAACTCCTCTCCAGCTGCAGTCTCAGCCGCGCGATCTCTTCCTCTTTGGCGGACATTTCGAGCCGCAGCTCCGCGAAACGGCGATCCGCGAGCTCGGCGAACTGCTGCACCGCCGCTCGGAGCGCCCCGATCACCAGAGAGAAGAAGACTTTGAGTCGCCCGCCCCTGGGCGCCATGTCCGCCTCGTACACGTCGATCTCCTCCTGAAGCACAAGAAGCGCGTCCAGGGCGGACGAGTGAGCCGAGCGGCACGCCGAGGTGCCAGGAGCGGAGGCGGCGCGGTGCTCCATGTTGTTTGCGGGGGCCAACGAGCGCTCGGCGGGGCCTTTAAGACGTCGGGTCGCAGCCGGCAGCTACACGCGACGAGGAGAGAGCGGCGCGAGGGCGGGGAGAGGAGGCAGGCCGTAGGGGCAAGGAGGCGTGGTCATTGAGAGGGCGGGGCCGGTCGGTaaattacagtatactgtataaggcTTTATTTATAAGCATATAATACAACGCAAGAATATGCGCGATACGTCATAAAGGACAGTAACAGAAGGCATTTCAACCTGATTAACAAGTCATTGATTCCTTTAGCTTTCAAACTGCAGGGACCACCCGAACTACTGCTGATGAAGGCAGAGGTGGCGGAAGTCCGACGAGGggctgtacaacaacaacaacaacaacatttatttcgatagcacattttcatacaaacagtagctcaaagtgctttacataataaagaatagaaaaataaaagacacaataagaaaataaaataaatcaacattaattaacatcgaataagagtaaagttcaacggccggggggacagaaaaaacaaaaaaaaaaaactccagacggctggagaaaaactaaaatctgcagggattccagatgATGAGACCACCAGCCCAGTCCCCTCTCgtcattctacctcacataaatgaaagagtcctctttggatttagggttctcacggaaagacttgatgatgatgaaggtcacatagacttctgccttttaatccgtccatcattgttggagcatcatgaagctttgagtaggtggcggTGGTGCAGGTCACCAttacaaagaaaccagaaaaagaaacagaagagagagtggggTCAGTACAGGttatagagccaccatgaatagttattatgatgaattgaacatacggagtatcaggattaaattaaagtgaagttatgagaaggccatgttacagtaacgtGTTCTCAGCCgtgtgctccaccgtatcagcctgctGACTTCCTATTGGctcgtattccagatttgaggttcataacagcagaagaccacccgcctgcccgcctcaccacttcttttaagtttagctcttggaattctaagcagactctcatttgaagatctgaggttaagATTTGGagtataagatgtcagacactctgatatataagatggtgcagattatttaaggctttataaaccataagagCAGAATtataaagtcagtcctgaatgacacaggtgaccagtgtagtgacgctcagactggtgtgatgtgctcagattttcttttcccagttaggattctagcagctccattctgcactcgttgtcactgattgatgtctttttttggtggtcctgagaggagtgcgtcacagtaatctagtcgactgaacacaaacgtgtgaactcatttctcagctcatctttcagtgatataagacgTCTAACTTCTGTTATGTTTcttaaaatgctgtcctagtggtctgatgaatatgggatttaaaattcagattacagtcaacaatcacccctaagctttttacctccgtcttgacttttaatcctaatgtatccagtttatttctaataacctcattgtatccattattgctgatcactaagatttcagttttctctttatttaacttgagaaagttactattcatccattctgagatacaagtcagacattgggggtcagtgaatcgagagagtcggggtcatcaggtgctatagataagtacagctgtgtgtcgtcatcatagctgtggtagctcacgttgtgccctgagataatctgacctaacagaggcatgtagattgagaagagcagcggaccaggatagagccttgtggaccaccatatcggatatcatgtgactttgagatttgattaccacaactcacaaagaattttctccctgtcaggtgggattcaaaccaatttaagaccctgccagagaggcccacccattgactcaggcgatttctaagaatgttgtgatcaatggtgtcaaatgcggcactcagatctaagaggaggatgagaacagataaacggcctctgtctgcgttgACCTGCAAGTCATTGACGACTTTAACGAgttcagtttctgtgctgtgatttgttctgaaacttatcaagaacagcaggtttattgaggtggtcatttaactgcataatggctgccttctccagaactttacttaagaagggcaggttagaaatggggcTAAAAtattcaagagccgaggggtcgagattagcGGTTTAACTACAGCCGTCtttagacagtctgggaagacccccgtatctaatgacgagtttacaatgtccagaatattatcaattagcacgcctgatacttctttgacaAGACTTGTTGGTATtgagtcaaggacgcaggtggagggtctcagttgagagattattttatataaatcgggtaaatctatcctggtgaaagagttgaatttatttataacaggatgctggggtttaggagggtCCGCAGTGTTGCAGGAGATATACtaagttatttctaatatcattaattttttgattgaagaatacagcgacagcctcacaggtttcactggaagcacttaggaggcattcctttgagttacctggtttagcagacgatcaattgtagaaaataagactctgggattcctagcattgttatttataatcttggagaaatagcagcgtctctcaagaattaacttttaatatttcatagtggatagtactGTACCCACATGGAGTGCCATCAATAGTCACCGGATTGGCAGGTGTGTAGAGTGCGGGCACCTACGCGCCACTCGCTGCCTCTTCAGGTCCAAGACAAACCAGAAGGGGTTAAAAAACACAGAGAGTACTGTATGAGAGATGGGCAGGTGTTTGCCAGTCTGATGCCATGGCAAACTcgaatggaagaaaaaacaaaacatcatattaattaacagacagacagatagaaaagcACCATATcatagacagagagagataagGGACCATATTACAGATAGAGGCAGGAAAGGCCCTGTATTAGAAGGTGCCAAAGGTCCTTATACTATCACAAATGCAGCCGTCCCTGGCAGTGCCAGTGCAGGTTACCATGTCCCCGCTCAGAGCTCATCATGTCCTGCTGGTCTGTGTGCCCGTCAAGCTCCGCTCTTGCCTTTTCTTTCTGCTCCTCTCAAGTTTCTCTGCTGCtctcctttttcttctccatgtttGTGTTTCTTGGGCTCCACCGGAATCTTTAATTACTGCAAAGGGGCGGGGCTCCTAGCTGAACTTTGATTGGTTTATTGCaccaaaagaaaatgacaataatGTAATAGAAAGTGCCAACGTTTGAGAGCCCCGCACCACTCACCTGCTCTGCCCCCATAACCTTTGCCCCTCCAGACACCACAGCACCAGGAGTCACCTGCGGGCACCTCCACCTCCTCTCAGGATGTGGCTGGCATTATTACAGTATCTGTGCCATGCTTCTTGTTGTCATTGTCCACTTGTGAggctagtgccccctgctggctacGTCTCTCACCTCCTGATGTACCAGGCCCACCCATCGGCCTGTCGAGAAAGTTAAAGAACCTCAAAGTGTCACCCTTTGAACTTTGTTGGCATTGTGGTGACTGGCGGCAGACCAGCATCATGGATGGAGGATGGGGTTTGGGCAGAACATCGTGGGCACTCTTCTGTTGAGCCCTCGGAGCAGAATAAGTAGGTCATAAGATGGGGTGGCACTGCCCAGGTTGGCACGGTGGCTCAGGTTCAcgtgctgcttttctttttctcgtTCATTTCACTTCTAACATTTGTGTACCATTGTGGTTGACTGCTGATCTCGCAGTGTTGCTTCATCATTGTTGCATCGTGGATTCTGCTACCTTTCCTCGTATTCCTTTGTCTTCGCTGTCTTGTCTCCTGTCTGCTGAACCCCAGGAGGCAGACCACCTGATTAGGTGCCAGGGAGACTGACCCCTGCAGCACAAATGGCTGCTGTTTTGTGTGCTTGACGTGGCTTTGTCTGATGTAGGACAGGCTGGCATTGCCCGGGTGCTGCAGAGGCTCAAGCACCGGTTCTTCCCACAGAGGCTCGTTGGCGTGAGGCCTCAGAGTCTGATCCGATCGGACCGATCAATGACAAAGTGATATCCAGAGATGTCCCCACCTCTGCCAGTGAACCGCTAGCCATAACTCATCGACTGGCAACTTTGATGGACAGAACTTGGCAGCATCTGTCAACCAGACGGCAGGGCTTGTGTGCATCCAAGAAGCCAATGGCACGATGTCCACTCCTGCCTCTGTGACCCGTTACACGCTCCAGATCTGTGCCCTCTGTCTGGTCACCCTGCCATCAATCCGCTCTGTACAGCAGGACACCTGGGGTGTGGTGACAATCAAGGCTGGCATAATCCCATTAATCAGCCTGGGGCTGGACTGGGAGAGTGCCTAGGAGTTAGACAAGGGTGCCATGCATCCAAACCCtggtgaagtgaagtgaagcgATGCCACGCGTAAGAGAGACATGTGAAAGACGTGTCCACCTCGCTCAAGATGGCAGTCGACTGAGCACCGCCTTCCCAGCACACGTAAAATCGTATGTGAGCAAAGGCGGAGCAGAGAGTGAGAAACCAGGAGGTGTGACGACGGCGGAGAAGGagcagaaggaaagaaagaaaagcgcGTTGAAGATCACCAACGTGTGCCTGAGGGAGAGGCGGCACCTACACTGGGGGTCAGCAAGGACCGAATCGCTGGGACGCTGACTTTGATCTGAGAGGTTCAGCACAACGTTGAGGTGTCCCCTAAATCCAGTCGGAGATGGAGAACATCATCTCACAAAGCGGCACCCGGCTAAAGAGGAGGATGTGCCTTGTGCTGTAGCAGAGAAGCTTCAAAGCGTGTGCCCGCCGCCTAACGCAGAAGGTAACCAACATGAGGGCACTTGTCCAATCTGTActgtcctccatccatccatccattatccagcccactatatcctaactacagggtcatgggggtctgctgcttgtctttcttcttcttgttcttttcctttcttcgaCGTTCCTCCTCTTCGTTTCCTATGCTGTGTCCCTTGCGATTTGAGGGCGGAGCCTCAGCTTCTGGCCACGCCCTCTGCCTTTAAATTCACATTTTGCTCCTTTGGTATTCGGGCATCTTCTTATTTTGATTGGGGTTGACTTTTCTGCTTTCTTGATCTTTCTTGGCACTGGTTAAAGGATTGCGATTTCTGAATTTTGCATTTGGACTTTATTTGCTTTGTCAAATCCCTTTGCGCTGCTTCTTTCactttctttgtctttattttcagatgctgAAGTTATTTCTGAGGCTCCAATCTCTTCTGAGCCTGCGTAGGCTGAGGCAGGCCACTGGAGTTAGGATCAAGCCCACTGGGGTGAGGCCTTTCCCAGGCAGACAAAGGAGGCCTGGCCTAGTCTGACCAGGGAAGCCTTTGGTTGAGTATTTGGAGGCTTCACCCCCATGTTGCTTTCTTTGGGACTCCTAACCCCAACACCCTTTGATGTTTTGTGATATTTAGGCTTTAAAAGCCTCGGCGCCATCTGTCAGGCCCGCCTTTTGTGTTCGGGCCAGGATGCCAGGGATGAGGCCTGTAAAGATGGCAGGTGTGGCCCTCTGTGACCTTTCTGAAGGGCAGCATCACAACGTTGTGGCCTAGTGATTAGGTTTTGACCCTCtccttatgtttttatgttttgttgttgttattctgtGCCTGTTAACTCCAGATGCTGAAGTGCTGCTGCTGTttgtcttcctgtgtctgtggGACTTTCTTCCAGTCCTCCAGTTCTCATCCCAAGGCCACACCAGTCACCTTAACTGGTCACTCTAAACTGGCACAGCATGAGAGTGTGTgtgagaaattagggttagggttaggaccTGCACCCTTAAAATTACATTAAGCTGGTTCAGAAAACAGGGGTAGAGCTATTTTAAAAAGTGCCCACCTCCTGGTCAGACATTAGCCGGCGTCACACTTATTGGTCAGACACCTTAGGCACCAGTCCAGAATGAGGTTGACACAGCTTCAGGCCAGTAAGTTGATctttagaaataataaaactaataataacatGCGTGTGACTGGCCAGACTCACTCGTATGTTTTGCACCCGCGGCAGCTGACATTTAACGCGCTTTTCACGTCTCGCTGAAGCACGGCTGCGCCGCAGAGCCCTGTAATTCCTCCTCCGCACCACCAAGTGGCAGTAATGTGCTTCTATTCGCTCAACGGCGGAGGTTGTGCTTGTGACGTCACGGCGTCTCGTACTTCTTGGCGGCTTTTCTgaacataaaaacaaacagacaGGAGGTCCGCTTACGGCTGCGTCTTCTTCAGCACAGCTGGTGAGTTTGGCGTCCCTCTACAAAGGTGACATGTTAGTGCCACCCTTATTGTTCGTTAGAGTCTGACCTCAAGCGGGTAAAACAGCGGTGGGAGCTCGGGGTGCGGGGAGGCTGAACGGCTGCCAGACGCTGGCGTTTGCTCCGGCCAGAAGGTCGCGTTTCAGAAGTGCAAGTCGCGCTCCTGTGTTCCTCGTTTGAGCTGCCATACGTAATGTGAGCATAGCATCGCCGAGGTCGTGACCGGGCCTTCGTGCTTATTTTGTAATTTCGCTTCTGTGCCGAATGCGGCCATAAAGCCCCCAGAGAGACCCGGCCCAGCCTACCTGCTGGACATGAGTGTTTGATAAAGAGTTCCGGTCATCTGGCCTGAGCTAGTGGGCTGTAGTGACGATACTGATGGCCGCTCTTTGGTCTTTCTTCACAGAGACATGAGTCGGGCACCCAGGAACTCGCAGCTCCCTGCCAGGGTAACGGACAGCAGCAGGGTGAATCTAATGACACCACAAGGGTGAGTaccatctgagtctgtgtgctAAGTTGGCAGGGGGGGTTTCGGTTCAAACGTGTCGTATTATTGTGTGGCTGCTGTAATTTGGAGCATCAGAAACGCATGAAGTAGAATCGACTTTTAAACTAAGGCTGACAATTACTGTTGGCTTCCTTTCTTTGGCTCTTTTCCTCGCTACATGCTGTATGGCTTGTTTGGTATTTTTGCGCAGTGCTGCCATGATTGTCTCTTTAGTCTCCTAATATCGACTAGTGTCACAAATGGCACAGGGGACTCCTGTCTGTCCTTAGCCTTTTTATCAGTGATCCCTCACCCTCCGGTTTGGCAAGTGCCCTTCTCCTGCTCAGCACAGGTCTCTCCTGTACCGCAGCTTCAGAGGTGCCCTGNNNNNNNNNNNNNNNNNNNNNNNNNNNNNNNNNNNNNNNNNNNNNNNNNNNNNNNNNNNNNNNNNNNNNNNNNNNNNNNNNNNNNNNNNNNNNNNNNNNNNNNNNNNNNNNNNNNNNNNNNNNNNNNNNNNNNNNNNNNNNNNNNNNNNNNNNNNNNNNNN
It encodes:
- the LOC120542087 gene encoding chorion transcription factor Cf2-like, which produces MEHRAASAPGTSACRSAHSSALDALLVLQEEIDVYEADMAPRGGRLKVFFSLVIGALRAAVQQFAELADRRFAELRLEMSAKEEEIARLRLQLERSCTASAATPGFGGLGAARGAADALTCSDMLGLPEVSGPARVTAAQAEVSLHKSTWSEKKSKEDGSAQVKVEKWQQDVLIKTEPTDLWATSALADSAPECGTHIQLVSDQRPRLQSAEVWCLLVQAKQLGDERAPNGIDHESDVPPVLQQPAEGAGDAQTFEASPFQTLPEDKAGDQCQHPPKEPLLWATQGGSDMSSQCPPVDVDTNPRHTQAPTTSPGRRLAWRQRQLRDQRSRAWQKCMTGRRFRCRGVQQAYGASHAGEKPHCCSECGKTFKRKSNLLQHQEIHTGEKPHRCGECGRTFTRKSNLQIHLMSHSGHKPYCCTLCGNSFTRKRGLLNHQKVHSGQQT